In the genome of Metabacillus litoralis, the window TACCCATTGGCTCATGGCCGATTACATAGTTTTCCGGCATATTTGGTATCATTCCATGGATTAAATGCAAATCAGATCCACAGATGGCTGTGCTTGTTACCTTGACAATCATGTCATCTGGCTTTTGGATTTTTGGATCTTCTACTTCTTTTACTTCAACGTTTTTGATGCCTTGATAGGTTACGGCCTTCATTCAACTAACCTCCAATGTTAATGTTCATCAGGTGTACGATCAAACATCCCTTTTCGATTTGATTCAACAGGGAATAGGTTCATGTTTCCAACCATGATGGTGTTTTTTGCCGATAGCTGATCTAATTGATATTGTTCTTTTAAATCATGAGGATGGAACCATTTTTTCTCGACCATAAGCTCTGTAATTTCTTGATGCATGGCAATGCTCTGCATTAATTGCTTACGCAGCATATTTCTTAAATCAGGTGACGCAGTTTCGGTTAATGCCGTAGCTGTATTTCGTACCGCTTCTTTTGCTCGCATGAGAAAATCCATGGCAAACGTGGTATCTGCTAATTCAGGAACATGTAACGAATTAATTGGATCTAAATGATCATTATTCAATGCTACTACCTTCCTTTCAATTTATTATTGGTGTTGGACGGCTTTCTGGTACTGGTGCTTCAAAAGGAGCACGTTGATAAATTGCTTGTAACTCAGTTAATGCCTGAATCGATTGATCAACATCTTTTTGCATTAGTTCTCTAAGATCTTGATCAAAAACGAGGCCCTGCATAAGCTTTGATTTAGCCACGCATAGAGTTTTGAAGTTTATCATCTCATGTAAGTCTATAGATTCATGAGCTGCCAATTTTTGCGAATCCATAATTTGTTAACCTCCCCATATTGATATGCTTCAGTATTTTCCCCGAATTATAGTTATTAATAATTTGTAAAAAATGACTATTATTGAGTCTTCTATCTGAATTCTCAATTAGGGAACATACAGAAAAAGTTGGAAAACTTCGA includes:
- a CDS encoding spore gernimation protein GerQ, with amino-acid sequence MDSQKLAAHESIDLHEMINFKTLCVAKSKLMQGLVFDQDLRELMQKDVDQSIQALTELQAIYQRAPFEAPVPESRPTPIIN
- a CDS encoding spore coat protein, whose translation is MNNDHLDPINSLHVPELADTTFAMDFLMRAKEAVRNTATALTETASPDLRNMLRKQLMQSIAMHQEITELMVEKKWFHPHDLKEQYQLDQLSAKNTIMVGNMNLFPVESNRKGMFDRTPDEH